CAATTAGAATTAACAAAAACAGCAGAAGAAAAAGCACCCGAGAAATAGATTACATTTGTATGCAGCAAAAACCCTTCTGGATTACTGTGCAGGTTAAAAGATAGCCATCATCACCTAGCATAAATCCTACCATTTTTATACACTTTTAACACTTCAAAACCCACAAAAAACGTCTACTCTTTGGCTcatctaaaacccaaaatccctCCCCTTACGAGATGGAATGCCGTCGGTTTCTTGAAGATGAACTAGAGGATTTGGTCTCCCCAGGAATCAATGATGTTGGGCTCTGAGAACTGCCAGATGTTTCAGAGCTCTTGTTCTCTTGCTGTCCTTGCCCTTTACCCACAACCCATAATTTATCAAATATTCTCCTTGACCGAGATGGAAGCAATTGTACACCACCCCGTCTGCTTTTGCTGCCCTTAGTCAACTTCCCATTTTTCCGAAATTCATCATCATTTATCTTCAATTGACTCGTCTGTTTCCTGAGGGACCTACAGCTTTCAGCCTCCGTCTTTTCCCATTCTTCTTCTGTGTTTGTTGTTGAATGTGAAGCatcagggggagtgttaatggctTGAACCCCAGCAGCTGCTCTAACCTGCTCAAAGAAGAGGACTTGAACCACGACTCGGAGTGGGAGACGCTCATTCTGAGCTGCATGCATGGATGCATCCATTGTCAATTTCTTAACATCCATCAGCCCACATATCTTCTTCCTTTCCGATTTTGTCATGCTTGGGTGCTCCTAATCACAGAATATAATCAGTCATAGAATATGGTAAATGCATGCTACATAAACTATCTAGCTGTTATATATGGCTTCTGACTCATACAAGGGGGGGCTGTGCCCGTGATAACACTGAAAACACTATATTAGCAATTCCGTAGTTTTTTTAGATACTTTTAACccaaattttaaagaaaatgatGAGCTTACCTCCACATAAAGTGTTCTATGCAAACTGAAGATGTTAGAAAATTGTGGAAAGTTTGGATGATGGTTGCTTCTTTCTCTGTTTTACCCTATGCATTCTGGAGTGAGTGGGTGGGGATTTTTCCTCTTCTCTTGGGTCGCATGGCCTGAACCAAGTAGGCTGGGGAGTTTATGGAAATGTACCTACCTTTTTCAATGATAACTGAACATTATAAACTAATGACCTAATGCTGGCAAACGTTCAACCCAGCCCCGATAATGAACCGACTAACCAGTGATGTAATTTGACTAATTTGATAAAATATCACCAATGATTTATTTGgacaaaataaaagggaaaaatgcAATAAGGATGTTATATAAACATAAATGAAAACTCATCTCTCCctactgttatatatatacatgcacaaGATTCACCATCGGAAAGCAGTATGAAACAGTTCCTTTAGACTGGGGAAACATTGAGGAAGAGAAAATTAACATCAATTGTGTTCAGATTTTGCTAGGATAAGAATTATTGCCAATGTTGTACCTGGATCCCAAAAAAGCTTCTAGGTAGTGACTGACATAGCTTTACTAGCCAGGATGTTTTGGGTTCAATTTTTGTGGTCCACATTAATTTACAATTTGTTAGATCATCTCATTCTGCCAAATGTGTGTTCTTCATTATTTGTTCTTCAGTGTTTGTTTATATCTCCACACATAATTGAGTCGCATGTCTGGAAATGTTGGCTTAATATACATTCTTTGCCCAATACCTAATGGCTTAAGCATCTAAGACAAATGGTCAATAGAGCAATCACATGCGTGACAAAAGCAACTCTAGTAAAAGTCAGCCATGCAAGCTTCTTTATATGCCTGAAGAGCTTAACAAAATTGAGAAGCTAAAACAGCATTCGCCACATAAAATAAAAGTCCTACCTTCAGATAGATGTCTATGGCCCTGTACAATCCATCATGAATTGGCCTCGCTAACTCAGGAATCATCTGCGACAAGCTAATGAAGCTGAAAAGAGGAAGATTTGGGTCATGGGCAATTTCAACAAGATAGCCATCAATAAGTTTACCAACATTCAACCAGGATCCATGCCCAAAAACGAAGTCATCAGTGCCCAAAGAGTTCTTCTCTACAATATCCAATTCCCGGCTACCCTTTTCATGCATCACAAATTGACTCACAATGCACTGCACCAGTTCAACATTATAAATGGTAGCTTGGGGAGACTGAGCTGGGATTAATAGATCATTAACAGAAGCCTCATCCAATTTCAGACTGATTCTCTTCACTAAATCGTCCCTTGCTGAGTCATCAGCTCCAACCAGGACAGCAACCTTCAATAATTTGAGCAGGAAACTACAAGAACAACCCATACCTTTGTTTGAAGGCAATAAGCAAATGATTGTCTCCACTAAAGATTTGTTCCTCCACCTATGATTATCAGAAACCAGAGTCTCAACAGAATCTGGCAGCCATCTAATTGCATAAGTTTTTAATGCTTCCCCAATCACTTTCCCATTCATCCTCCCCTTTGACTTCACAGTAATCATCACTCGCTTGTAGAGATCAATGTCCAGCTCACATATATCTTCAACCCACCAATCCTTTGGTACAGATGCACCTTTATCTTGAAACTTCATCACATTGTCAATATTCTTATCTGAGGCAGCTAATTTTCGATTATAAGTGTAGGACCAGTTAATATTTCCAGGGTCCACAGAGGTTTTAGATGCAATGGAATCTATGCATCTTCCAACTACCTTCAGATCTTCAGACCAAGGTAGAAGTGATTTGGTGGTTTGCAGAACAATAATAGAATCTTTCCAACTACGGAAGACACTGGAGTTGAGAAATAcctcaattttaaaaattagatttccTCGATCAACATCTTCAGTCATCTCAAGGTACTCAGCTGCACAACGAGCAGCCACAACATTATAAGCATTGAGAGTGACAGTCATTCCATAGCAGAATTTGGCACAAATTTCAAATGCTTTTGCACCACCCGGAAAATTAACAATGTGGATTTCATCAGAATTATCCTCATTTGCTTTCAGTACTAGCTTTTGCAAGCGGTTGCTCTTGGACAGAAGGGGGAACTGCAAATGGCAAATTAAATAATCTTAGCACAAGTTAAATTTGCATCAGCTAACTGAAGAATAGGGGAATTAAGAGAGGATGGAGTACCAATAGCATTTTAACCAGCTAAATAATTCTTAGCTGACAAGACATTCATATGTTTTGGGCATACAGATGGGGGAGGGACCATATATCCTATAAGGGCAGCTCCCTTTCTCTGGTCCCCAtgaacattaatatatatatatacatatattaacaGGCTCATTAATATTCCTACTAAATTGACAATACTAAttaggaagtttttttttttaaacagtaAAGTGAGAATTGCAACACATGTACAAGCAAATAAAAAGTAAGTGGATCGACTGTTTGACGGGCTATTGCAGAAATCAGAAATTGGGTCTCCAGCATGTACAGCCCACTAAGCCAACTCGAAGGGGTTGTAAGCCATCTGTCCTTAAGGGTAGCGAGAGAAGTAGTAGTTCATTCAAACTCTCTAGCATTTCTGTCTATCCACACTATCCAAACAATAGTGGGTGGGATCAAGGATAAGGCCTTTTTTCCTTTCCCTATTCATAGGTATATCTTTCCATGCACAGATTGCTTTCCCACATTTTCAGCAATGGCCCAATGCAGGCCACTAACAGCAGTAGCCAGATTCCAAAATATACTAGTCTAGTTCATGGAAAACCAGCACACAATTtatttaaactaaaatttttgaaaccaaaGAATTTACTGAGGACGTATGGGCATGGGTGCAAAACAGTTGGAGCACAAAATAAGATAGTCTCAAAACCAAAATGTAAACATGTTATATCAACTTTATTCCAAACACATTCAGGAATGCTTAATGAATGAAACAAATGCATGGCATAATTACAGAGCCAATACGTGCAGTAACTTCTAAGCTACCAAATCTGGGTTGGTTCCACCACATCCATATCCACGTGCCTTCATGTCTGGAACTGTTGCCCACACTTACTCAAGATTCAAGAATAGCAGGAATCTTATTCGCTACAAACAACTCAAGAACTCTTTCAAGAATCCACAGTTTAATAAATATGTGTGAAAATATTGTGCACGCACACATgtgtgtttgagagagagagagagagagggagggagggagggagggatcGACAGGTGTGAAGTTTCAGCTTAACATATAATAAGAAATTATGCAAAATATGCACACTCAACACTTATTTGCACACAGACATCATCAGTTAAAATAAAAGAACACCAATTTATTTAATGAAAGAGGATCAAAAGGAAGCTACCGTACTTTGTGAAGGTAAAATTTCACTTCACCAACATTTATGGTGACATCTGTAGCAAGTTCAGATGACACATACCTGCACAAGTACACAAATTAACCCAAGCCTTAGAAGAGGAGGTTCGTGATAAGAAAAAAATGTCATGGGTGCTGAAAATGTAATAAATAACTGGAGAAGATATATGATTCACTGTACAGAAGAAGCACAGGGCAAAATTAGGAGTATTATAATAATTTGGTAACAGAGTCCAAATGCACCAAAGAACCTCTCAACAtcattttctcaaaatcaattaAAAGACACGCACACAATGGGAGAATCTGCTAACTTCATGCACTTCAACAGAAGCTAGTGCCCAAAACTTCGTGATGTTAAACTCCACTGGCGAGAACAGTATCTGAGCCCCTTTTGAGGGGGAATAATCAGAAGTTAAAGTTACATTCAGTTGAGACTGGAATACCTCTACTGGAACTTCTAAATGACATATCTAATGCCCAAAATCTTGGATTCACGGCAACTGTGTACCGCACCAAACTAGGGACATTAGTAATGTCTTCAGCCCCCAGCATACCTGATCAATTTTTAGGCCTCCAATGCAGTGAGCACAACGGAGCAACTCTCTACGAAAATAAAACTCAATTTGTAGAAGATGAATTAAGTTCTACGTCATCACAAAAGATGTCAACATATGAGTGCTTCAAAAGCTTGGAGTCAGTTCAGTTgcagaaaacaattttcattctCCATTTTCAGTATTCCCAATAATTACAAAAATTGCCGCCATTTTTTCCAGTTTCCCAGCATTCATGTAGATAAGTAGGGAAacatctattattattattattattattattattattattattgttttacaGGCTTTCTATGCACATGTTGGAGAACTGGAAAACAGcatggcatttttgtaattatttgaaaatttgaaaatggaAAAAGCGAACTGTTTTAAATATGTCCTTAATACTTCTACATGACTGTGGACTCGGGAAACAGGGACCTATTTGTTTGTAGAGTATTAAAATGTAGATGAATTAAGCCTCCCAAGCTCAGTAAAACACATGACCCCAAGTCCTCAGTATGGCATCAACCTGACTTTCCCACCAGGAGTCAGGTCCAGTACCAATGGCATATCCAGCCTGACATTTCACTATGCTATTAAGAAAAGTTGACAGAAGAGATCTCCCACATTAGACAAGGCCCAACAGATCCATACATCATGAATAAAACCAACTCAATCAAGTGACAAAACTAACAACCATACTTTTTTCCTTAACGGTTCAAAATGTGATACAAGAAATCAAAGTTTCATGCATGTTCACCCAATCACAGGAAGATTGAATAGTTGTTTGCAACAAAGCTTGTGCACATGCCAAAGAAATCAAAAGTAGACACGACACTCTCACACCAATATCACAGATAACTAACACTCCAAAATCAGGGCAATTCGATGAAAGTTTCAATGGCCATTCCCAACCTTATAATTGAGGATGCAGTTACTGAAAACTTTGAAATCAATAAGATTGTGGTGCAAAAGTCAACCTATTAACAATATAAGAGTTATATAGCCCCAGCCATAACTAGAAGAAGAAGACACAAACCCTAGATTAAAACTTAAATTAGCAATACAAGAGCCTTTGTTGTTTAAGCAAGCCATTTGCACACacaagcaacaacaacaacaacaacaaaaccaaaccttagtcccactaggtggggtttgctatatgaatccttttccgctaatttatgcgatcatggaccattcttttgatagattcaaggatattaaatccttactcattatatcctcccaagttattttaggtcttcccctaccccttctattgcccctcatagtaactaagtcactcttcctcacaggtacaTTATGTGGcatacgttgcaagtgtccataccatctgagtcatctctcccttatcttatcttctataggagccacacctaacttaccacgaatttgttcattccttaatttatccttcaatgttataccactcatccatctaaacattctcatctcggcaacttttactttttggatatttatatttcttcatcgcccaacatttcgatccatataacatagctgatccaatagttgtcctataaaacttccttttcaattttaagggtattctacgatcgcAGAGCACACttgcacttctccattttacccaacctattttaactctatgcattacatcatcctcaatttctccttcagcgtgcataatagatccaagatatcgaaatctacaagtgttatttatttcttcatcatcaacattaactttgtctctaatattcctcctatcattactaaaactacatttcatatattctgtcttatttctacttatcctaaagcctctagattccaaagtttctcttcataattctaactcagcctctactccgtccctagtttcgtcaattaatacaatatcatctgcaaacaacataaacCATGGAACCTAtttttgaatacttttagtcaattggtccatcactaaagcaaaaagataaggactcaaagctgatctttgatgtacacctatggtgattggaaattctctaatttctccatctatagtccttacactagtcattactccattatacatatccttaatgacatcggtatacctactacatacaccattttttcctaaaacccaccatagaactttcctaagtatcctatcatatgctttctcaaggtcaataaatatcatatgtaagtctcttcttttccctatacttttccattaatcttcttaaaagataaatagcttctgtggtagctctcccaggcataaaaccaaattgattttctgaaacctttgtttctaaccttaatctttgttcaactaccatttctcatagtttcatcgtatgactcgtaagtttaattccacgatagttattacaattttgaatatctcctttatttttgtatataagtattaaagtccttttcctccattcatctgacattttcttagtttttacaattgtattaaataaattagttaaccatataattccgttatcacctaagcatttccaaacttcaattaggatgttatctggtcccaaagctttcctatttttcatttttttagtgcaaacttaacttcattaactctaaatttgcgaatatatctcatctttttagtcttttcctcatttgacaattctaagtctaagctttctatttgattttcattaaacaacttattaaagtaacttcgccatctttctttaatgtctttgtccttaaccaagacaatatcatcctcactttttatacattttacatttcctaagtccttactcttcctttctctaactttagcaagtttaaatacatctttttccccttcttttgaacctaatctatcatacaaactattaaatgatctatatttaacttcactaacagccttttttgcatcttttcttacctccttatatttttcaaagttatctctgtttttacatttttgtcacgttttatacTAAATTccttttgtctttatgattttttgtacatctttatcccatcaccaactctctttgctattcgagaatcttcctcttgattcacctaaaatctcttttgctattttttaatagagctagctaatatattccaaaaagtatttgtatctatcccatcctctatggtccaatccccctctttgattattttatctttaaattttattatattttccccttttaggttccaccatttagttctcttacactagtttaatttatccttctttttccattttttaatacatatatctaacactaggACTCTATGTTTTccccttttaggttccaccatctagttctcttacactggtttaatttatccttctttttccattttttaatacatatatctaacactaagactctatgttgtgtggtggttaggctttcacctagaataactttacaatcattTCATGAtacgatctaccctcctaattaaaaaaaaaatctatttgacttatattttgtccatttttaaaggttattaagtgttcttctctctttttaaagCAAATATTCATTATTCCAAAATCTTTTGACATAGTGAAGTCTAAgttcatctccccagactcatttttgtctccatatccatatcctctatgtatcctctcataatttttattatctcttccaacgtgtccattcagatctcctcttataaatattttctcagtccctagtatgccttgtataatactatctatatcttcccaaaattgtctcttaatattttctgctaagccgacttgaggagcataagcactaatgatatttattatctcgtcctaataccatcttgatttttataattctatcccctactctagttacatccaacaacgctatctttttaatttttttctataataatgcttactccattcttatgtttttcttttccaatgtaccaaagtttaaatcccgatttatcaatttctctagttttctcccccacccacttagtttcttgaaggcaaattatattaattcgacttctgatcattgtatccacaatttccatacttttacccttaaatgtccctatattccaagttgctaatctaatcctaatttcttgaactaacgtctttacctgcccacgtccaaaatgatgcaagaactctcgcatatttgacaccgtacccaggcgccgacacggcgcgtcgctttGGGGCAATGACCTAGCCCAACCTCCCACACTTTTCTCTACACTCGGACGGTTCAAGTGCCACGCGTCACTCGTAGGGGAGATTTTTTTTTCAACCCTCAAATCAACAAATGCAGCACCTTATAACTCTAATTTCCAAGATGCAAGGTGTTAGGTAAGCGGTAAGCCTTCATCAAATGGTTCAGCCTGGTCATAGTTTCAGCTACCCTACAGTGAGTAATTGGCCTGTGATGGCAAAAGatgcataaaaataaaactacacaataataataataataataataataagaagaagaagaagaagaagaacaaactcaacaccttgaaggaAAAAATTTAGGTGGCACAAAATATCAAAACCCAATCACAAAAGCAAGAGAAGTCAACTTTTATTTTCGCTAGTCGAGCAGTGTCACTGTTATTCACCCATTTTACAACACCCTCCCAGTGCACCCAAAGAACCAGTGTAAATTTTATTATCATTCATATTCTGATCAATATATCAAGCAACAACCAATCTGGCTCTGCTACAACCTAACAATTcatcatgcatcaaaacattGTGCAAATGTGCAAGGAAACAATCACCAAATCTACTTGTTTGGTGAACATATGTGTAGGTACCAGAATGAATGTCATACCTTACAGGCCAAAATTAATTGTCAAGGTGACCACGGACAATGCCTGTCCCCTATAACTTTGCTTCATTAGGACCACCAAACACATCAAAATGAGGACAGTTCAACAGCAGGACCACCCTCCTCAACGGCCTCACAGACTAACCCAACCCTAACCCACACGGACACAGGAAACAACACCACACCACCCCCAACCCGCAAGCACAATTAAAAACCCATGTggttcatatttcattttcaaccCTCTTCAGGCTGGATTCGCCCCTACCAGTATTTAAACCATTTATGTAATCACAGCTATATGCGTGTGAGTAATCAAAATGATCTATTGGttgtatataaattttttttataattacatGAAAAAATATAACTACAACTCAAGAATCAAACAACTGCTAGAAATAAGTTGccaccaaaaaaaaattaatcaaacaGTCGCCCAATTCCTTGATAAAACTAAAAGGGGCAGAGAGCACCAAACGAGCAAGAAAGTATGTTACGAAGTTCAAGGCAAAACTAATCAGaatcaaaaacaaagaaaattgtGCTTGTGAGAAATATGAAGAAAATCACTGAAAGCCTTCTCACCTGATAGAATTGCCATCACCTTGAAATGCATCAGGCTTTGAACCCAACTTCATAAACTTCATTTTCGTCCCAAAATGCCACGATGAAGTATTAACAACCACAGAAAAAAAAACACTTCACGGAGTCGCACAGAACCGCGCTATCTATTCACTTTGAATATCTATTCACAGTGAGAGACATTCAAAACCACTTCCAAACCACCCAATATTTCCAAAGTTTCACACATTTTTCTCACTCTAAATTCAAGAGGTGAGGGGTAGACCcaacaagaaaaacaaaagaaacaaacaaaaatggCAGTTAATGagactccctctctctctctctctctctgctactCACCAACCAGAGAGAGAAAATAGTGTTTCAGAGGCAGAAATGAGAGCCAATACACCAAAACGTGAAACAAAACCACCAATGGCGTTACTCGGGATCCTCTCACTCCCTCTATTCAATTCGCCCAATACACGCGGTGGACAAAACCACCgacctcctttctctctctaaaaccaaaccaaaccaaaccataAAAAATTGGAGAGTGAGCTAATGACACAACGCACAATCTCTGCCAATACACACATCCTCGATTCTCAAACCTTCATGATGCCATAAATAATCATGTCAATACAAATGAATATTTACGCACCAGAACTTCCGGAGAGaggaaaatctagagagagaaagagagaactgCTGAGAGAGAAACAGGGTACTGATTTTTTTCTCACTAAGACACCTTTAATTCTCGCCGCCTTTGCTTTAACTCCCCCTGATCCGCGAAGATCTCCGCTGGGCCAAATCTCGAGATCTCcccccacctctctctctctctctctctctctacgtgaTGGTGATGATGGATGGCTGCCTCGTCCTGCCGCagctgtctctctctctctctctctccacctcTGAACCTTGCAGCAAAAGAAGTGAGAGAAAGAGACGCTATAGAGAGAAAAACTGGAGAGAGATAGAGacaatatagagagagagagagcagggagaGAGAAGCTTGTTTAGTACTGCTGTATAGGCAGTAGGGGACTGTATTACAGAGTGGCTCAGAAgacttttagagagagagagagagagggggggaggaggaggaagaggaggagggAAGGGGCTTTTATGCCGTTAAGGCACGCCACCCTTTTCAGGACCGTTTTGCCCCTGCTGATTCCCCGTATTCCCGATTCTACCGCTCCTCTCTCTTCCAGGTGTGCAAGTACTCCTTGGTTTAATCCACGCGCCCAATGGAGCGTGGGTTCACTTTCCGGCCCCATGTGATCAGCGCTGGTTGGTCTAGCCGTTTGACGCGTATCCTTGTCTTTTGACTTAATGCGAGGTTATTCGTTAAAAAATGGCAATGCTCCCGTCACAGATCAGTGACCAAAATGTTAAAGAATGACCAACTTGGAAACGACACGTGCTAGCATTTCCCAAATACCTGCCTTTGGTCCTCATGGGACTTCACTTCATACGTTTGGacttttcatatttttgttttccCCCCCTTCCTCTGATTTCTTCCTAAAAATACAATGAATCCATCTCAATGGATGACTAACATGCACATTAGGGTTAGACTTTTGAAGTAAAACACCAAGTAGTATGCAGCCAAAGGAGTCATATGATTCCAATGACTAAACTTTTAGCATATGATCATCAAATACATTCATGAATTCTATATTCCACCCTATCAATTTCATGTCAATGCCAATAGGGTAAAGCTCTCCTTTCAATTCATGCATTGTTGTGGTCCTATTGGAATATATATCAATTGCTATTATTGCAATGTATCCCCTTATAATTTAGCTAGTGTTTAGGTTTTTCTCTTTGCCTTAATGTGTAGGTTTGATTCTACATCCATTCACAATCTCTTTTGAAATAATCAAGaaatatgtgtttttttttatgcAATTTCAATTCTAATCGAAACAAATGcttttgtatttatttgtttgttttcttGCAAACATggaaggaaatgaaatgagagAAATTAATTATGAAATATGAACTATGAAGCAGATTAatcattaaatataaatttgTAATGTGAAATGTGTATGTGTTATATATGGTGCATGGAGGTCATAGGTTTTGCCTTTTTTTCCTATTAGGTCTAGAAAAAGGGTTCATAAGGGGTGGAAGTTGTCAACCTCATATGCATTAGGGAGCTGACCAAGGGGGCTTAGATAGGACCCACTTATGTAGAGAGTTAGCAAACACTTCCTCAAGCCAAGCTAGATTGATCCCGACCTGCCAACCACGGACttagcccaagccttcactcCATGGACTAAGTCTTAGGATAGAAACCTCTCATTAAAATTCATGTAGCATTAATTCGAGTCGGGTCATCATCATCCGGATCAAACGAAATTAGGCTCTACAAAgtccaacaaatctcccacttggagattaATTCAATCACCAACATCAACCACAATCCTCCAAAGGAACAACCCTTCATCCCTGCAACTCATCCTCCTGTCCTCAAGTTAGAAGACCAACTGAAACTGCACATAACTCCAACTTCTCAATGgtgacacccttagtcaacatgtttgCTGGGTTCTTGGATCcacagatcttctcaagtattaccaacttatcttcaacaaggtaacgaatgaagt
This genomic stretch from Malania oleifera isolate guangnan ecotype guangnan chromosome 3, ASM2987363v1, whole genome shotgun sequence harbors:
- the LOC131152117 gene encoding BTB/POZ domain-containing protein NPY1; this encodes MKFMKLGSKPDAFQGDGNSIRYVSSELATDVTINVGEVKFYLHKFPLLSKSNRLQKLVLKANEDNSDEIHIVNFPGGAKAFEICAKFCYGMTVTLNAYNVVAARCAAEYLEMTEDVDRGNLIFKIEVFLNSSVFRSWKDSIIVLQTTKSLLPWSEDLKVVGRCIDSIASKTSVDPGNINWSYTYNRKLAASDKNIDNVMKFQDKGASVPKDWWVEDICELDIDLYKRVMITVKSKGRMNGKVIGEALKTYAIRWLPDSVETLVSDNHRWRNKSLVETIICLLPSNKGMGCSCSFLLKLLKVAVLVGADDSARDDLVKRISLKLDEASVNDLLIPAQSPQATIYNVELVQCIVSQFVMHEKGSRELDIVEKNSLGTDDFVFGHGSWLNVGKLIDGYLVEIAHDPNLPLFSFISLSQMIPELARPIHDGLYRAIDIYLKEHPSMTKSERKKICGLMDVKKLTMDASMHAAQNERLPLRVVVQVLFFEQVRAAAGVQAINTPPDASHSTTNTEEEWEKTEAESCRSLRKQTSQLKINDDEFRKNGKLTKGSKSRRGGVQLLPSRSRRIFDKLWVVGKGQGQQENKSSETSGSSQSPTSLIPGETKSSSSSSRNRRHSIS